In the Blautia coccoides genome, AACTGTGAAGGTACTTAACAGATACCTGGATAAAAGAAAACAAGAAGCGTCCGCTTTTCTAAGCGGAGAGCGGCGCCTCTTTTTCTTTGCAATTATTGCTTTAATGGTTTAAACCGTTGCGGTTTAAAGCGTGAGCGAAAATATATTAAAGGAGAATAAAAAGATGGAGATTAAGATACTGTTTTTGCTGTTGTTTTTCGGCTCTATGGTGGGTATTGGCCTGTATTCCCGAAAACATGCTACAAATGTGGCTGGGTTCGTGCTGGGAGGAAGGAGTGTGGGTCCCTGGCTTACTGCATTTGCATATGGAACCTCTTATTTTTCCGCAGTTGTGTTTGTAGGCTATGCAGGACAGTTTGGATGGAAGTACGGATTGGCAGGTACCTGGATCGGGATAGGAAATGCCATAATCGGAAGCCTTTTGGCATGGGTGGTTCTTGGAAGAAGGACACGTGTTATGACAAAGCATCTGCATGCAGCTACTATGCCGGATTTCTTTGGCAAGCGTTTTGACAGTAATGCCCTAAGGATTGCTGCCTCAGCCATTGTATTTATTTTCCTGGTTCCTTACACTGCATCTATTTATAATGGGTTGTCCAGATTATTCGAGCTGGCTTTTGATGTGCCTTACGCAGTATGTGTAGTGGTTATGGCTGCTCTGACTGGTGCATATGTGATCCTTGGCGGTTATATGGCAACGGCTATCAATGATTTTATACAGGGAATCATTATGCTGTTCGGTATTGCTGCTGTTATCGGGGCCGTATTAAGCGGACAGGGAGGATTTACGGAGGCTGTGAGACAGCTTGCCAGTATTCCAAGTGATGTACCGGTAACTGCCGGGCAGTCTGGTGCCTTTACCTCCTTTTTTGGACCAGACCCTATAAACCTTCTGGGCGTAGTTATCCTGACATCTCTGGGTACCTGGGGGCTCCCGCAGATGGTTCAGAAATTTTATGCGATCAAGGATGAGAAAGCGATCCAAACCGGTACTGTGGTCTCCACAGTGTTTGCCATTGTTATCTCCGGTGGATGCTATTTTCTGGGTGGATTCGGACGCCTTTTTGATAATCCTTCCTTATATAAAGCAGACGGTACAGTGATTTATGACGGAGTGATTCCGTATATGCTGTCCACACTGCCGGATATATTGATCGGTATTGTTATCGTACTGGTTCTTTCCGCGTCAATGTCAACGCTTTCTTCCCTGGTTCTGACATCCAGTTCTACGCTGACTCTGGATTTCCTGAAAGGGACTGTGGCAAAGGATATGAGTGAGAAGAATCAGCTTCGTGTTATGCGCGGACTGATCGTGGTGTTTATAGCTATTTCAGTTGTGCTTGCTCTGGACCCGCCTACCTTTATTGCCCAGCTTATGGGGATTTCATGGGGAGCATTGGCAGGAGCCTTCCTGGCACCGTTTTTATTTGGATTATATTGGAAAAGAACAACCAAACTGTCTGTATGGGTATGCTTTTTAACGGGGATCGGGATTACGGTATCCAACCTGTTCTTACATTATATTGCGTCCCCAATTAATGCAGGGGCTTTCGCAATGGTAGTGGGATTTGTTGTAGTGCCCGTGGTGAGTCTGGTCACTCCTAAAATGGAGAAAGATAAAGTGGAAGATATTTTCTTATGTTACAATCAGGAGGTGGTATCCACACCTAAAAAGGTACTGCCCCAAGAGAAAGAAGACAGCAATACTGTTGTGGTTGAGGCCTAGCACATCGTTCATTAAATAACTACCCGATTCGCTGGCCTAATTTTCCGATAGCACAGGTGCAAAAGCCTCAGCGTAGCCCGCTACGCCTACGTTTTTGCGCCTGCACTCTCGAAAAATTATTCTCAGTGATAGTGCAGTTATTTAATTTACGATGTACTAGTTGTTAAAAGTATATCTCGCTATTTATTACGAAAAAGTTCCATTTTGTAACAAAAATTTAATGATTTGGAAATTTACCTCTTGCATCTGTAATAATTATGTGGTATTATGGGTGACAGATAAGAAATATTTCAAAAATGTTACAAGTAGTTACAATTTCAGACATGATTAGTGAGGTACATAATAATGAAAAAAAGATTTCTTATTCTCAGTCTTATTTTTACAATGGCCATGACCCAGGTTGTGCCGGTAGCAGCTGCAAGGGAAGATGACGTGCAGGCTGAGAAGGCAGAGACACAGAGTAAATTATCAGCAGCAGAGAGCAAAGAATCTGAGTTGGAAGACCAGAAAACCGCGTTATTGAACGAAATCGACTCCATTGACCAGAATCTTGTGCAGGTTATGGCACAGATAGATATTCTTAATGGTGAGATTACAGATAAAGAGAGTGCGATCGACAAGACAAAAGATGATTTGGCCGTAGCAGAGGCAAACCGTGACAAGCAGTATGAGGATATGAAGAAAAGAATCCAATATCTGTATGAGAACGGCGGAACCAACGCATGGGCACAGATGCTTTTGGAATCTGACAGTATTACCGGACTTCTCAGCAAAGCAGAGTACACAGAGAAGATGTATGATTATGACAGAGATGAGCTGAAGAAGATGAAGGAGACTGTCCAGGAAGTGACAGACCTTGGCAATCAGCTGGCTCAGGAGAAAGCTGAACTGGAAGAGATGAAACAGGCTCAGGAGCAGCAGCAGGCAAGTCTGCAGAGTGCTCTTGATGAGAAGAAAGCCACAGCATCCGATTATGAAACGCAGATTGCAAATGTGCGTGCTCAGGCAGATGAATACAGAAGCCTGATCGAGCAGCAGAATGCAGAGCTGCAGAAGATCCAGGAAGAGAAAGCCCGTCAGGCAGAGGAGGCTAAAAAAGCCGAGGAAGCCAGAAAGGCTCAGGAAAAAGCCGCTCAGGAAGCAGCACAGCAGCAGGCACAGGAAGATGCAGAGGAAGAAAACAGCAGCCAGAACAGTACAGATGTAAGTGTAAATAATGGCAGCTCCAACAATAATACAGGTAATGATACCAATGATGATGTCTCAGATAATAACAATAATGCAGGGGATACGGAAGACAATAATAATGTGACACCTCCGGCAGAAGAACCGGAGACACCGGATTATAATCAGCCTGAGACACCGGAATATAACGAGCCTGAAGAAGACCAGAGCAGCAATGGCGGTTACAGCGCAACAGGTCAGGCAGTCGTAGATTATGCCAGTCAGTTTATCGGCAATCCATACGTATGGGGAGGAACAAGCCTGACAAACGGTGCTGACTGTTCCGGATTTGTACAGTCAGTATTCGCGCACTTTGGCTACAGCCTTCCGCGTGTTAGTGATGATCAGGCAGGCGCAGGCCGTGGGATTTCTTATTCCGAATCCCGTGCAGGTGACATCATTGTATATTCCGGACATGTTGCAATCCTGACAGGTGACGGCGGAATCGTACATGCGTCCAACTCCGCACCATATCCGCAGGGCGGAATCAAGTATTCCAGCAATGCTCTGTACAGACCATATATTGCAGTCAGAAGGATTGTAGAGTAATTACATAGAGTAGTAATACATTATTATACTTAACAGGGCCGTGCCTCGTCACCAAAGGTGGAGGGCACGGCCTTTGTATATTATGAAAAAATTGAAAAACGGGGAATCCGTGCAGACTGTCCATGTGCCTTATAAAGGCATAATTATATGGGCTGATTTTATAAAATATTACTATAAAATTTATTTTTGTAACAAAAACTTAAAGATTTCAGGGATTTCCTCTTGCAAGTGTAATAAATTTGTGATATCATAAGCGGGAAGTGAAAATTATTTCGGAAATATTACTTAGAGAGTAGCAAATATTAAATACCAACAGTGAGGTACATAGCAGTATGAAAAAGAGATTCCTTTGTCTCAGCCTTATTTTTGCACTGGCCGCAGCACAGGTAATGCCGGTAGCAGCTGCAAGAAAAGACGAAGTGCAGGCTGAAAAAGCAAACACACAGAGCAAACTGTCCGCAACAGAGAGCAAGGAAGCGGAGTTGGAAGAGAAAAAGAATAGCTTACTTGGAGAGATTGATTCTCTGGATCAGAATTTGGTTCAGGTAATCGCACAGATTGACATACTGAAAGGTGAAATCTCTGATAAAGAGGGCGCCATCACAGAAACAAAAGAGAATTTAGCAGAAGCAGAAGCTGACCGCGATGAGCAGTATGCTGCAATGAAAAAAAGAATCCAGTATCTGTATGAGAACGGCGGAAGTGATGCATGGGCGCAGATGCTTCTGGAGGTCAACAGTATTACAGATTTGCTCAGCAAGGCCGAATACACAGAGAAAATGTATCAGTTTGACAGGGACGAGCTGGAGAAACTGAGAGATACCGTTCAGCAGGTAACTGACCTGGGGAATCAACTGGAGCAGGAAAAGGCTGAGCTGGAAGAGATGAAACAGGCTCAGGAAGACCAGCAGGTGAACTTAGAGGCAGCACTGGAAGAGAAAAAAGCCGTTGCTTCCGATTATGAGACTCAGATTGCAAATGTTCAGGCACAGGCAGATGAGTATAGAAGCCTGATCGAAGAGCAGAATGCAGAGCTTCAGAGAATCCAGGAAGAAGAAGCAAGACAGGCTGCTGAAGCTAAAAAGGCCAAAGAAAAAGCTGCAAAAGAAGCTGAGGCGGCTGCACAGAGACAGGCACAGCAGAATTCAGCTAATACAGAGAGCAATACAAATACCAACAATAACGGTAATACAAATAATAACAACAACAATGACGATGAAGAAGAGATAGAGACTCCAAGCAACAATGGCGGCGG is a window encoding:
- a CDS encoding C40 family peptidase, with product MKKRFLILSLIFTMAMTQVVPVAAAREDDVQAEKAETQSKLSAAESKESELEDQKTALLNEIDSIDQNLVQVMAQIDILNGEITDKESAIDKTKDDLAVAEANRDKQYEDMKKRIQYLYENGGTNAWAQMLLESDSITGLLSKAEYTEKMYDYDRDELKKMKETVQEVTDLGNQLAQEKAELEEMKQAQEQQQASLQSALDEKKATASDYETQIANVRAQADEYRSLIEQQNAELQKIQEEKARQAEEAKKAEEARKAQEKAAQEAAQQQAQEDAEEENSSQNSTDVSVNNGSSNNNTGNDTNDDVSDNNNNAGDTEDNNNVTPPAEEPETPDYNQPETPEYNEPEEDQSSNGGYSATGQAVVDYASQFIGNPYVWGGTSLTNGADCSGFVQSVFAHFGYSLPRVSDDQAGAGRGISYSESRAGDIIVYSGHVAILTGDGGIVHASNSAPYPQGGIKYSSNALYRPYIAVRRIVE
- a CDS encoding sodium:solute symporter family transporter; the encoded protein is MEIKILFLLLFFGSMVGIGLYSRKHATNVAGFVLGGRSVGPWLTAFAYGTSYFSAVVFVGYAGQFGWKYGLAGTWIGIGNAIIGSLLAWVVLGRRTRVMTKHLHAATMPDFFGKRFDSNALRIAASAIVFIFLVPYTASIYNGLSRLFELAFDVPYAVCVVVMAALTGAYVILGGYMATAINDFIQGIIMLFGIAAVIGAVLSGQGGFTEAVRQLASIPSDVPVTAGQSGAFTSFFGPDPINLLGVVILTSLGTWGLPQMVQKFYAIKDEKAIQTGTVVSTVFAIVISGGCYFLGGFGRLFDNPSLYKADGTVIYDGVIPYMLSTLPDILIGIVIVLVLSASMSTLSSLVLTSSSTLTLDFLKGTVAKDMSEKNQLRVMRGLIVVFIAISVVLALDPPTFIAQLMGISWGALAGAFLAPFLFGLYWKRTTKLSVWVCFLTGIGITVSNLFLHYIASPINAGAFAMVVGFVVVPVVSLVTPKMEKDKVEDIFLCYNQEVVSTPKKVLPQEKEDSNTVVVEA
- a CDS encoding C40 family peptidase, which codes for MKKRFLCLSLIFALAAAQVMPVAAARKDEVQAEKANTQSKLSATESKEAELEEKKNSLLGEIDSLDQNLVQVIAQIDILKGEISDKEGAITETKENLAEAEADRDEQYAAMKKRIQYLYENGGSDAWAQMLLEVNSITDLLSKAEYTEKMYQFDRDELEKLRDTVQQVTDLGNQLEQEKAELEEMKQAQEDQQVNLEAALEEKKAVASDYETQIANVQAQADEYRSLIEEQNAELQRIQEEEARQAAEAKKAKEKAAKEAEAAAQRQAQQNSANTESNTNTNNNGNTNNNNNNDDEEEIETPSNNGGGGNNYVPEPETPSYEEPEEEQGGGSSATGDAVVAYASQFIGNPYVYGGNSLTNGIDCSGFTQQVFAHFGYSISRTSDSQAGDGRGISYSQSRAGDIIVYSGHVAILTGDGGIVHASNSAPYPQGGIKYSSNALYRPYIAVRRIVN